In one Polaribacter sp. ALD11 genomic region, the following are encoded:
- the sufC gene encoding Fe-S cluster assembly ATPase SufC encodes MLKIENLQASIDNKSILKGLNLEVKAGEVHAIMGPNGAGKSTLANIIAGKDDYEVTAGTIELNGEDISELAPEERAHNGVFLSFQYPVEIPGVSVTNFIKTAINETRKAKGLEDMPAKDMLKMIREKSELLEIDRKFLSRSLNEGFSGGEKKRNEIFQMAMLEPKLAILDETDSGLDIDALRIVANGVNKLKSKDNAVIVITHYQRLLDYIVPDFVHVLHDGKIVKTGDASLALELEAKGYDWIKQELV; translated from the coding sequence ATGTTAAAAATAGAAAATCTACAAGCAAGTATAGACAATAAATCAATTTTAAAAGGATTGAATTTAGAAGTAAAAGCAGGTGAAGTACACGCAATTATGGGACCAAATGGTGCTGGAAAAAGTACCTTGGCTAATATTATTGCTGGTAAAGACGATTACGAAGTTACTGCTGGAACTATAGAGTTAAATGGTGAAGATATTAGTGAATTAGCACCAGAAGAAAGAGCACATAATGGTGTGTTTTTATCTTTTCAATATCCTGTAGAAATTCCTGGAGTTTCTGTAACAAACTTTATTAAAACGGCTATTAACGAAACCCGTAAAGCAAAAGGTTTAGAAGACATGCCTGCAAAAGACATGTTAAAAATGATTCGTGAGAAATCTGAATTATTAGAAATAGACCGTAAATTCTTATCTCGTTCTTTAAATGAAGGTTTTTCTGGAGGAGAAAAGAAACGTAACGAAATTTTTCAAATGGCAATGTTAGAGCCAAAATTAGCCATCTTAGATGAAACTGATTCTGGTTTAGATATTGATGCTTTACGTATTGTTGCAAACGGCGTAAATAAATTAAAATCTAAAGACAATGCTGTAATTGTAATTACACATTACCAACGTTTATTAGATTATATCGTACCAGATTTTGTACACGTTTTACACGATGGAAAAATTGTAAAAACTGGAGACGCTTCTTTAGCTTTAGAGTTAGAAGCAAAAGGATATGATTGGATTAAACAAGAACTCGTATAA
- the sufD gene encoding Fe-S cluster assembly protein SufD has product MELKDKLLSSYVAFENDIDTNSEVHEIRSKAFQNFEDLGFPTKKLEAWKYTSLNSVLKQDYSLFPRKENSIELADVRKYFIHDIDAYKLVFIDGKYSSFLSETTHDTFDVCLMSAALTKPKYKAVIENYFNKIAKEDNLTSLNTAFANEGAYIYIPKNVEVEKPIQIINFTTGSEAATMLQPRNLIVVEQNAHVQIIERHQSLTSNPVLTNAVTEVFAAKDATVDIYKIQNDDEKASLVDNSYIEQKSNSIVSVHTFSFGGNITRNNLNFYQRGEHIDSILKGITILDGKQHVDHNTLVHHIEPNCESHQDYKGIYDARSTGVFNGKVVVNKEAQKTNAYQKNNNVLLSDKATVNAKPQLEIFADDVKCSHGCTIGQLDDDALFYMQQRGIPKKEGKALLMFAFANTVLESVKIPEVKQRITKIIANKLGVKVGFDL; this is encoded by the coding sequence ATGGAATTAAAAGACAAACTATTATCATCATACGTTGCATTTGAAAATGACATAGACACAAATTCTGAAGTGCATGAAATTCGTTCAAAAGCGTTTCAAAATTTTGAAGATTTAGGGTTTCCTACTAAGAAATTAGAAGCTTGGAAATACACTTCTTTAAACTCAGTTTTAAAGCAAGACTACAGCCTGTTTCCTCGCAAAGAAAACTCGATTGAATTAGCAGATGTAAGAAAGTATTTTATACATGATATAGATGCATATAAACTTGTTTTTATAGACGGAAAATACAGTTCTTTTCTATCTGAAACTACACACGATACTTTTGATGTTTGTTTAATGTCTGCAGCATTAACCAAACCGAAGTACAAAGCTGTAATTGAAAATTACTTCAATAAAATAGCGAAAGAAGACAATCTTACATCTTTAAATACTGCTTTTGCAAATGAAGGTGCTTACATCTACATTCCTAAAAATGTTGAGGTAGAAAAACCAATTCAGATTATTAACTTTACAACAGGTTCTGAAGCTGCAACAATGTTGCAACCAAGAAATTTAATTGTGGTTGAGCAAAATGCACATGTTCAAATTATAGAACGTCATCAAAGTTTAACTTCTAACCCTGTTTTAACAAACGCTGTTACTGAAGTTTTTGCTGCAAAAGACGCTACTGTAGACATTTATAAGATTCAGAATGATGATGAGAAGGCTTCTTTAGTAGACAATTCTTACATCGAGCAAAAATCGAATAGTATTGTTTCTGTGCATACTTTTTCTTTCGGAGGAAATATCACTAGAAATAACTTAAACTTTTATCAAAGAGGAGAACACATCGATTCTATTTTAAAAGGGATTACAATTTTAGACGGAAAACAACACGTAGATCATAATACTTTGGTACATCATATAGAGCCAAATTGTGAAAGTCACCAAGATTATAAAGGAATTTATGATGCGCGTTCTACAGGTGTTTTTAACGGTAAAGTAGTTGTTAATAAAGAGGCGCAGAAAACAAATGCATATCAAAAAAACAACAATGTTTTATTAAGTGATAAAGCTACTGTTAACGCAAAACCTCAACTAGAAATTTTTGCAGATGATGTAAAATGTTCTCATGGTTGTACTATTGGTCAATTAGATGATGATGCATTATTTTACATGCAACAACGCGGTATTCCTAAGAAAGAAGGAAAGGCTTTGTTAATGTTTGCCTTTGCAAATACGGTTTTAGAAAGTGTAAAAATACCTGAAGTAAAGCAACGTATTACTAAAATTATTGCAAATAAGTTAGGTGTTAAAGTTGGTTTCGATTTATAG
- a CDS encoding serine hydrolase produces the protein MKIFKRILLLLSVIIIIAVIYNYPKLNILAGYSAKNTASSVFLGERSLEFTDKTDNNFSPVNLATDKLDRINKFATSSAFGLLTRKAIYREGLGSVLTLDKNDEIAPYLVPKRLKANNATPFPYGNAPQKDTVFSNIDYKKLNETVSSIFGKENSRAVVVLYKDQIISEKYADGFDKDSRILGWSMTKSIMSTVFGVLQHQNKINIQDVAPIDSWQKDARKNITINNLLQMNSGLEWDENYDEISDATKMLFLERDMTKMQENKPLKYETNASWNYSSGTSNLLSKILRKQFKTHQDYLDFWYTGFIDKIGMNSMVVETDLAGNYVASSYAWATARDWSKFGLLYLHNGNWNGEQLFTKDWVDYVTTPTPTSNGTYGAQFWLNAEKQFKDVPKNMYYADGYQGQRVYVLPDEELVIVRFGLSHFEENTFLKEIIEAIK, from the coding sequence ATGAAAATTTTCAAACGTATTTTACTTCTTCTCTCTGTAATTATTATAATTGCTGTTATTTATAACTATCCGAAATTGAATATTTTAGCAGGTTATTCAGCAAAAAACACTGCTTCTTCTGTTTTCCTTGGAGAAAGATCTTTGGAGTTTACAGATAAAACGGATAATAATTTTTCGCCAGTAAATTTAGCAACCGATAAACTAGATAGAATAAATAAGTTCGCAACTTCTTCTGCTTTTGGTTTGTTAACTAGAAAGGCAATTTACAGAGAAGGTTTAGGGTCGGTTTTAACGTTGGATAAAAATGATGAAATTGCTCCGTATTTAGTTCCCAAAAGATTAAAAGCAAACAATGCTACGCCTTTTCCTTATGGAAATGCACCACAAAAAGACACCGTTTTCTCTAATATAGATTATAAAAAGTTGAATGAAACGGTGAGTTCTATTTTCGGAAAAGAGAATTCTAGAGCGGTTGTTGTGCTTTATAAAGATCAAATTATTTCAGAAAAATATGCTGACGGATTTGATAAGGATTCTCGAATTCTAGGTTGGTCTATGACAAAAAGTATAATGAGTACTGTTTTTGGCGTTTTACAGCATCAAAATAAAATAAACATACAAGATGTCGCTCCTATAGATTCTTGGCAAAAGGATGCACGAAAAAACATTACCATTAATAATTTATTACAAATGAATTCTGGTTTAGAATGGGATGAAAATTATGATGAAATTTCTGATGCCACAAAAATGTTGTTTTTAGAAAGGGATATGACCAAAATGCAAGAAAATAAACCGTTAAAATATGAAACCAATGCTTCTTGGAATTACTCTTCTGGAACCTCAAATTTATTATCAAAAATTTTAAGAAAACAATTCAAAACGCATCAAGATTATTTAGATTTCTGGTACACAGGTTTTATCGATAAAATTGGTATGAATTCTATGGTTGTAGAAACAGATTTAGCAGGGAATTATGTAGCTTCTTCTTATGCTTGGGCAACTGCTAGAGATTGGAGTAAATTCGGTTTGTTATACTTACATAACGGTAATTGGAATGGAGAACAATTATTTACTAAAGATTGGGTAGATTATGTAACCACGCCAACACCAACATCAAACGGAACGTATGGAGCACAGTTTTGGTTAAACGCAGAAAAACAATTTAAAGATGTACCCAAAAACATGTATTATGCAGATGGTTATCAAGGGCAAAGAGTGTATGTTTTACCAGATGAAGAGCTGGTTATTGTACGTTTTGGTTTATCTCATTTTGAGGAAAATACTTTTTTGAAAGAAATAATAGAAGCTATTAAATAA
- a CDS encoding aminotransferase class V-fold PLP-dependent enzyme has translation MINVDKIREDFPILKRTVHGKPLVYFDNAATSQTPQVVIDAIVDYYSNYNSNIHRGVHTLSQEATDKYEEARIKIQHHFNAKEAYEIILTAGTTHSINMVASGFASLLKKGDEIIVSALEHHSNIVPWQMLCEKTGAILKVIPMLEDGSLNMEAYHNLVNENTKLVFCNHVSNALGTVNPIEEIIEKAHQFNAAVLIDGAQATPHIKPDVQALNADFYVASAHKLCGPTGVGLLYGKEKWLQKLPPYQGGGEMIATVSFKKTTYAGLPHKFEAGTPNICGGIAFGAAIDYMNAVGFDNIASYEHELLEYGTQELLKIEGLKIYGTTAEKTAVISFNVNEIHPYDIGAILDKLGVAVRTGHHCAQPIMDFYKIPGTVRASFSFYNTKEEIDILVSGVKRAVKMLS, from the coding sequence ATGATTAATGTTGATAAAATTCGTGAAGATTTCCCTATTCTAAAAAGAACGGTTCACGGAAAACCTTTAGTTTATTTTGATAATGCAGCAACTTCTCAAACACCACAAGTTGTAATTGATGCAATTGTAGATTATTATAGCAATTACAATTCAAATATCCACAGAGGTGTGCACACTTTAAGTCAGGAAGCAACTGATAAGTACGAAGAGGCGCGTATTAAAATTCAACATCATTTTAATGCAAAAGAGGCGTATGAAATCATTTTAACTGCTGGTACAACGCATAGTATAAATATGGTTGCTTCTGGTTTTGCTTCACTCTTAAAAAAAGGAGATGAGATTATAGTTTCGGCTTTAGAACATCACTCTAATATTGTGCCTTGGCAAATGTTGTGTGAAAAAACAGGTGCTATTTTAAAGGTAATTCCGATGTTGGAGGATGGTTCTTTAAACATGGAAGCGTATCATAATTTAGTAAATGAAAACACAAAATTAGTTTTTTGTAATCATGTTTCTAATGCACTTGGAACTGTAAATCCTATTGAAGAAATTATTGAAAAAGCGCATCAATTTAATGCGGCTGTTTTAATTGATGGAGCACAAGCAACACCGCATATAAAACCAGACGTACAAGCCTTAAATGCTGATTTTTATGTAGCTTCTGCTCATAAATTGTGTGGCCCAACAGGTGTTGGTTTGTTATACGGAAAAGAAAAATGGTTGCAAAAATTACCTCCCTATCAAGGTGGTGGTGAAATGATTGCAACTGTTAGTTTTAAAAAAACAACTTATGCTGGTTTACCTCATAAGTTTGAAGCAGGAACCCCAAATATTTGTGGCGGAATTGCTTTTGGAGCTGCAATAGATTACATGAATGCGGTTGGTTTCGATAATATTGCTTCTTACGAGCACGAACTTTTAGAGTACGGAACACAAGAATTGTTAAAAATAGAAGGTTTAAAAATCTATGGAACAACGGCTGAAAAAACCGCTGTAATCTCTTTTAACGTAAACGAAATTCACCCTTATGACATTGGTGCTATTTTAGACAAACTTGGCGTAGCGGTAAGAACAGGGCATCATTGTGCACAACCAATTATGGACTTCTATAAAATTCCAGGAACTGTTAGAGCTTCTTTTTCTTTTTATAACACAAAAGAAGAAATAGATATTTTAGTAAGCGGAGTTAAAAGAGCTGTAAAAATGCTTTCTTAA